The genomic DNA CCAGAAAGTCTGCAAGGTCAGGCTCGATATAGAGATTGGCCATGACAATCCTGCCACTGGCACGCGCCAGATGCAGCACACCGGCAGGCAGCCAGACGGCGCATTGTGGCGGAACGGTCCAAATTCCGCCAGCCGCTTCAACCGTCAGAGCACCGCAGATCACATAGAGCAGTTGCGCTTTGCGGTGACGATGGGGTTCGGTTTCGCCAACAGCCGTGAGTTCGATCGTCAGCCCCACAACAGAACTTGGAACGATGTCCGGATCGTCGATCTCAGGCGTGATAGTGATGCTCATCGGCTCGTTTTCTCCGCGGTGCATGCCGACTCTAGCCGGAGAGTCGCGCCTTGCAAGGACATTGGGCTGTTTCATCGCTTGGCCTGGTAGTCAATCTAACAGCAGGCCAAGCGGTCAAAATCCGGGGGTAGGGAAACGATGGCATCGATCTCTACCAACCAGTCCGAATGGCCGAGCGCTTCAACGCCAAGGAAAAGACTGGCGCAGACCGGCCAGCCTTGCCCGAAGACGGCATGCCCGGCCTCGAAGATGGAGCCGACGAGCTCGTTGCTGTGGCGGACGACATGCAGCCCCATCCGCACCACATGCTCTGTCCCCACACCAAGCGCATCAACCGCATCCCTCAGATTGCGGAAACATTGTTCCGCCTGCAGACGATGATCATCTTTACCGACAAGCCGCCCGTCAGCATCGATAGCGACCTGCCCGGCGATGAACGCAAGAGCACCTGCCGGTGCGATGGAGATTTGAGCGTAGAGCGGCGCCACCGGTGCTGGCATTGAGACTGGATTGAGGTGCCTTATCATGACTGACTACCCTTCTCGCGTGGAGGTGCTGGCCGCAGTTTGCGCCACGTAACCGTCCGGCCTTACCAAGATCGCACCAATAT from Pararhizobium gei includes the following:
- a CDS encoding RidA family protein, whose amino-acid sequence is MIRHLNPVSMPAPVAPLYAQISIAPAGALAFIAGQVAIDADGRLVGKDDHRLQAEQCFRNLRDAVDALGVGTEHVVRMGLHVVRHSNELVGSIFEAGHAVFGQGWPVCASLFLGVEALGHSDWLVEIDAIVSLPPDFDRLACC